One genomic window of Motacilla alba alba isolate MOTALB_02 chromosome 3, Motacilla_alba_V1.0_pri, whole genome shotgun sequence includes the following:
- the DNAJC5G gene encoding dnaJ homolog subfamily C member 5G isoform X2, producing the protein MPVCRLLLPPHRVGRCGLSPGPGRAVPRTGCRGTGRAPYRLSWDWPCPVPAVGDGPCPVPSEPCPVPGGAGRAVPCAVPRTGWRRPGRALCRAPYRVAGGACAERRRRGRKRRRGRAARSLGRRGRAVAVAAASRPTPRGSARPWRSPRGRSGSCPGSGRACTACWGCRRAAPPRRSRRPIGSWLSSTIPTRTPMTQRQPSGSRRSTAPTPR; encoded by the exons ATGCCCGTGTGCCGCCTCCTGCTGCCGCCGCACCGGGTCGGGCGGTGCGGGCTgtccccggggccgggccgcgccgtgCCCCGTACCGGCTGTCGTGGGACTGGCCGTGCCCCGTACCGGCTGTCGTGGGACTGGCCGTGCCCCGTACCGGCTGTCGGGGATGGGCCGTGCCCCGTACCGAGCGAGCCGTGCCCCGTACCGGGTGGCGCCGGCCGGGCCGTGCCCTGTGCCGTGCCCCGTACCGGGTGGCGCCGGCCGGGCCGTGCCCTGTGCCGTGCCCCGTACCGGGTGGCGGGCGGCGCCTGCGcagagcggcggcggcgcgggcggaagcggcggcggggcagggccgCTCGGTCGCTCGGTCGGCGGGGCAGGGCCGTGGCGGTCGCTGCCGCCTCCCGTCCGACCCCGCGAGGCTCGGCGCGGCCATGGCGGAGCCCCCGCGGCCGCAGCGGAAGCTGTCCCGGGTCGGGGAGAGCCTGTACCGCGTGCTGGGGCTGCCGAAGGGCAGCTCCCCCGAGGAGATCAAGAAGGCCTATCG GAAGCTGGCTCTCAAGTACCATCCCGACAAGAACCCCGATGACCCAGCGGCAGCCGAGCGGTTCAAGGAGATCAACAGCGCCCACGCCACGCTGA
- the DNAJC5G gene encoding dnaJ homolog subfamily C member 5G isoform X1 translates to MAEPPRPQRKLSRVGESLYRVLGLPKGSSPEEIKKAYRKLALKYHPDKNPDDPAAAERFKEINSAHATLSDEDKRRLYDQYGSLGLYVAEQFGDDAVRHYFLMSKWWFQALVLCCGALTCCCCCCCCFFCCGTCCQPKEDESYKYVDPKDLEAQMQAEDSDPQGPVVAQPPASTEPLPASARSEA, encoded by the exons ATGGCGGAGCCCCCGCGGCCGCAGCGGAAGCTGTCCCGGGTCGGGGAGAGCCTGTACCGCGTGCTGGGGCTGCCGAAGGGCAGCTCCCCCGAGGAGATCAAGAAGGCCTATCG GAAGCTGGCTCTCAAGTACCATCCCGACAAGAACCCCGATGACCCAGCGGCAGCCGAGCGGTTCAAGGAGATCAACAGCGCCCACGCCACGCTGAGCGACGAGGACAAGCGCCGCCTGTACGACCAGTACGGCTCCCTCGGCCTCTACGTGGCCGAGCAGTTCGGCGACGATGCCGTCCGGCACTACTTCCTCATGTCCAAGTGGTGGTTCCAG GCACTGGTGCTGTGCTGCGGGgccctcacctgctgctgctgctgctgctgctgcttcttctgctgcGGCACGTGCTGCCAACCCAAGGAGGATGAGTCCTACAAGTACGTGGACCCCAAGGACCTGGAGGCACAGATGCAGGCAGAGGACAGCG ATCCTCAGGGCCCGGTTGTAGCGCAGCCGCCGGCCAGCACGGAGCCGCTGCCAGCCAGCGCCAGGAGCGAAGCCTGA
- the TRIM54 gene encoding tripartite motif-containing protein 54, whose product MNFAVGLKPLLAEARSMESLEKQLICPICLEMFSKPVVILPCQHNLCRKCANDVFQASNPLWQSRGSSAVPSGGRFRCPSCRHEVVLDRHGVYGLQRNLLVENIIDIYKQESARPLHAKAEQHLMCEEHEDERINIYCLRCEAPTCSLCKVFGAHKDCEVAPLPAVYQRQKSELSDGIAMLVAGNDRIQAIITQMEEICHTIEENGRRQKQHLGLRFDALYGILEERKKELLQSIAAEQEAKLQRVRGLIRQYGDHLEASSKLVESAIQAMEEPQMAVYLQHSKELLKKITDMSKASMSSRPEPGYENMDHFSINVDYVAEMLRTIEFQTEPLGEDEGDGPGDGSEAAADEDRLDSLEGPEGAEDVGPRQKPASSPHGQH is encoded by the exons ATGAACTTCGCGGTGGGGCTGAAGCCGCTTCTGGCGGAGGCGCGGAGCATGGAGagcctggagaagcagctcaTCTGCCCCATCTGCCTGGAGATGTTCTCCAAGCCCGTGGtcatcctgccctgccagcacaaCCTCTGCCGCAAGTGCGCCAACGACGTCTTCCAG GCCTCCAACCCGCTGTGGCAGTCGCGGGGCTCCAGCGCGGTGCCGTCGGGCGGGCGGTTCCGGTGCCCGTCCTGCCGGCACGAGGTGGTGCTGGACCGGCACGGCGTGTACGGACTGCAGCGGAACCTGCTCGTGGAGAACATCATCGACATCTACAAGCAGGAGTCGGCCCG ACCCCTCCATGCCAAGGCTGAGCAGCACCTCATGTGCGAGGAGCACGAGGACGAGCGGATCAACATCTACTGCCTGCGCTGCGAGGCGCCCACCTGCTCCCTGTGCAAGGTGTTCGGGGCGCACAAGGACTGCGAGGTGGCCCCGCTGCCGGCCGTCTACCAGCGGCAGAAG agcgAGCTCAGTGACGGCATCGCCATGCTGGTGGCGGGGAACGACCGGATCCAGGCCATCATCACGCAGATGGAGGAGATCTGCCACACCATCGAG GAGAACGGGCGGCGGCAGaagcagcacctggggctgcGGTTCGACGCGCTCTACGGCATCCTGGAGGAGCGcaagaaggagctgctgcagagcatcGCCGCCGAGCAGGAGGCCAAGCTGCAGCGCGTCCGCGGGCTCATCCGCCAGTACGGAGACCACCTGGAGGCCTCCTCCAAGCTGGTGGAGTCAGCCATCCAGGCCATGGAGGAGCCCCAGATGGCCGTGTACCTGCAG CACTCCAAGGAACTCCTGAAAAA gaTCACAGACATGTCCAAGGCATCAATGAGCAGCCGCCCTGAGCCCGGCTACGAGAACATGGACCACTTCTCCATCAACGTGGACTACGTGGCTGAGATGCTGAGGACCATCGAGTTCCAGACAG AGCCCCTGGGCGAGGACGAGGGGGATGGACCTGGGGACGGCAGTGAGGCCGCAGCGGACGAGGACCGGCTGGACAGCCTGGAGGGGCCTGAAGGTGCTGAAG ATGTGGGGCCGAGGCAGAAGCCAGCGAGCTCCCCCCATG GTCAGCACTGA
- the LOC119699509 gene encoding uncharacterized protein LOC119699509 produces the protein MMLTFLRNAFPPSPTEAGGSSTCCGHVPSCVSRWWHFVPFLGLVPSLCGKQTAPTPRRARGSWLQQGPAAGPGRAPGTAAAPQVLLCISGDNVFREGKRVLVCWELQPERNDSVREPPPAAPRATRRGERRRSESCSRDSPQPVGARGWQRPPQSLGSPPWQQRPPCRTWGSPCRAGGCPEGSVTPWEAPREQGPGREPWGEEPVQEQGPGRELWGEEPVQEQGPGRSRDPVGASGWSSPWGTVAMEGTHRGAVCAGTARGKCRLQRAVCLPLWAGRDNHTSPEHTDTALSRDFPGKLREAVRQLRDKNEKQFCCPLAAAAAVPVWNVLWRLLYQRVAC, from the coding sequence ATGATGCTGACGTTCCTAAGGAATGCTTTTCCACCTTCCCCCACAGAGGCAGGTGGCTCGTCCACCTGCTGTGGTCATGTACCCAGCTGTGTGTCCCGTTGGTGGCATTTTGTCCCTTTTCTTGGGCTTGTACCGAGTTTGTGTGGCAAACAAACTGCCCCCACGCCCAGGagagccagaggcagctggctccagcagggacctgctgctggcccaggcagGGCCCCGGGGacggcagcagctcctcaggtgTTATTGTGCATTAGCGGGGATAATGTGTttagggaggggaaaagagtCCTTGTGTGCTGGGAACTGCAGCCGGAGAGGAATGACAGCGTGAGAGAGccgccccctgcagccccccgggCCACCAGGAGGGGCGAGAGGAGGCGATCcgagagctgcagcagggattcCCCACAGCCTGTGGGGGCCCGGGGCTGGCAGAGACCCCCCCAGAGCCTGGGGAGCCCCCCGTGGCAGCAGAGACCCCCCTGCAGGACCTGGGGGAGCCCATGCAGGGCAGGTGGGTGCCCAGAGGGGTCTGTGACGCCCTGGGAAGCCCCACgggagcagggtcctggcagggagccGTGGGGAGAGGAGCCCGTGCaggagcagggtcctggcagggagctgtggggagaggagcccgtgcaggagcagggtcctggcaggagcCGTGACCCTGTGGGTGcctcaggctggagcagcccctgggggacTGTCGCCATGGAGGGGACACACAGAGGAGCAGTTTGTGCGGGCACAGCCCGCGGGAAATGCCGGCTGCAGAGGGCTGTCTGCCTCCCActctgggcaggcagggataATCACACATCCCCCgagcacacagacacagctctcTCCCGGGATTTTCCCGGGAAGCTGCGAGAAGCTGTGAGACAGCTCAGAGACAAGAACGAGAAACAATTCTGCTGCccacttgctgctgctgctgctgtgcccgtGTGGAACGTGCTGTGGAGGTTGCTTTACCAAAGGGTGGCTTGCTGA
- the UCN gene encoding urocortin, whose protein sequence is MRLEMRRSRERDRGNRGSGGIGETGVSTGQGACSHRPRPRRASWVGVRTEPEFCSRNRRERAPPLPALSLSPVPPPGARSPPLRCPPVPRPRRPVQRDRGCGGHCSPSCCCSPRPPPAAARPATTDGSIAAAGTGDQHQPLWPPLAPPPPGPWRGRRDEPPLSIDLTFHLLRHLLLLARAQSQRARADSNRRILDAVGR, encoded by the exons ATGAGGCTGGAGATGCGACGGAGCCGGGAGAGGGACCGAGGCAACCGGGGAAGCGGGGGGATCGGCGAAACGGGAGTTAGCACGGGCCAAGGCGCCTGCTCTcaccggccccggccccgccgtgcCTCTTGGGTGGGCGTCAGAACAGAACCGGAGTTCTGCTCCCGAAACCGGCGAGAGCGGGCTCCGCCGCTCCCCGCTCTGTCCCTCAGCCCCGTCCCGCCGCCGGgggcccgctccccgccgctcCGGTGCCCCCCTGtcccccgcccccgccgcccg GTGCAGAGGGACCGAGGATGCGGCGGGCACTGctcaccctcctgctgctgctcgccccgcccgccgcccgccgccgcccgccccgccaCCACCGACGGCTCCATCGCGGCGGCCGGGACCGGGGACCAGCACCAGCCGCTCTGGCCGCCGCtggcgccgccgcccccggggccGTGGCGAGGCCGGCGGGACGAGCCGCCGCTCTCCATCGACCTCACGTTCCACCTCCTGCGGCACCTCCTGCTGCTCGCCCGCGCCCAGAGCCAGCGCGCCCGCGCCGATTCCAACCGCCGCATCCTCGACGCCGTGGGGCGCTGa
- the MPV17 gene encoding protein Mpv17 produces MAALWRGCGRLLARRPGAAQALTAGALMGAGDVIAQQLVERRGLRGHHGPRTLKMMAIGLCFVGPVVGSWYRILDWLIPGNTKVVAVKKVILDQGGFAPCFLGCFLAVTGATNGLSLQENWSKIQQDYVDALVTNYCIWPPVQIANFYFVPLQHRLAVVQCVAIVWNCYLSWKANRM; encoded by the exons ATGGCGGCGCTCTggaggggctgcgggcggcTGCTGGCGCGGCGGCCCGGGGCGGCGCAGGCGCTCACAGCCG GGGCCCTGATGGGAGCGGGGGATGTCATTGCACAGCAGCTGGTGGagcggcgggggctgcgcgggCACCACGGCCCCCGCACCCTGAAAATGATGGCCATCGGCCTCTGCTTCGTG ggcccTGTTGTGGGCAGCTGGTACAGGATCCTGGACTGGCTCATCCCAGGGAATACCAAAGTTGTGGCTGTGAAGAAGGTGATCCTGGACCAG GGCGGTTTTGCTCCGTGCTTCCTTGGCTGCTTCCTGGCTGTCACAGGGGCCACCAACGGGCTCTCGCTGCAGGAGAACTGGTCCAAGATCCAGCag gaCTACGTGGACGCCCTGGTGACCAATTACTGT ATCTGGCCGCCCGTGCAAATTGCCAACTTCTACTTtgtgcctctgcagcacag gctggctgtggtcCAGTGCGTTGCCATCGTCTGGAACTGCTACCTGTCCTGGAAGGCGAATCGGATGTGA